In Lathyrus oleraceus cultivar Zhongwan6 chromosome 2, CAAS_Psat_ZW6_1.0, whole genome shotgun sequence, the DNA window atagggaactCACTGAGATTGTTATCTCACTCCAATATTGTTGTTACTTTTCAGGTATTGTTTGCAGGTTATATTACAAGAGGAGTTATGCATTAATGTTTCAAGGGATGGTGATTATTGTGATCTTCTACTGTGGATTTTGTATAATTGTAGATATTCTACATAATTCTTAGATTTTTAATTAGGCACTATTGTATAACATGTGCCATGTTTTGTATTTTATTCTTATGGACATGTATATAAAGATTCCGTTAGGAACTTATGTTGTGACAATACCAATAATTAACACTTGTATGttattattctagatatatattatacgggttaTTACAGCGACATACTTCTAAAGCCGAAGTAATATTGTCCTTTTTTTCTTGCTTTCCAAAAATACAAACCCAACATAATAAGTCTTTTCGGTAGAGGTAACACCAACAATTTCCAATAGTGGAAGCTTATAAACGTTGGTCTTATACGTTGAATCAATAATGAGTACATTGATAAATGTGTTGAACAACTTTATGGAATCAAGATGACCCCAAAATATATCTCGAACAATTTCTCCATCCTCGCACACTTGGTACCTAAATACATAATGATTATCAACCAGAAGTTTGAACAATTGTTATATTTCAGTTCTATCCCCTCTTACCATCTTGTTGTTTCAGACATAAATATTGTATACTTGCTTGACATTTGAGATATTTCTGGGTCTTTTACGTTTCAAAGTTACAAGTATGTTTTGGGGCTGCGCCATGCTCAATGTCATGTTAGAAACAATTTCCTTCTCTTCAGGCCTAAGGTGACATGCAATGGGACGATAAACCAACTTGTCACACTTGTCATGATTATGTGTATCAAAAATCACATTAAATCTCCATTTATTATTTGCCAAAAGATATCCACACAACTTAAAAAGACACTCACATTTTCTCGAACCAGTGTCATCTCGTTTCAACTTATGAAGAGAAGTTATGTACTTGCCACTTCTATTGCATCTCAATATCATAAATGTAGGTCTTCTATCTAAACCATTATCTGACTTTTCGGTTACAACGCCAAACCACAATTTGTCTGCCTCCGCGCGAATCCATTAGAGTATATGATTATGCGCATCAAACTCTTGTCCATTTGTAAATTGGCTGGCAACATCTACCTCCACACCAACATATTTAGCAGCCGTAGACACAATAGGTTTGGGGATAATATCAGGGTACACCATATCTAAGACCAATCATAATAGAAAATATTCAAAAAATTGACAAAATTGAACTCTAAACTAATCCAAAAATACACTTCCGTATCCATTACCTAGAATTTGGAAATGTATTTTCGGACgtaatgtttatttttccaaCTCAAAATCAGATTAATGTAAGCAATGTGGAAGGAAATACACAAACTTTATCGTAAATTCTAACTTTTACTCCTTTTGATGTGATAAAACACAAGAATGATGTTTTGGAATGGAGGAGTTTAATTGGCAATGAAATGATGTTTTTTTAgtattttgagagaaaaatggTCTTCGATCACGAGGAAGAAAACATACGAGTTCCTGATTTATTAAATTTCCCATAATTTTGAAAATGCCCTTCCGGAATTGTTATTAACATGCAAGTGTGATATTTTTTTAAATTCTCATTTCACAAATCCGAAAGTATACCTCCAAATTTGTCACTGAAATATCAAATTAACAAAATCATTTATGATATGAGAGTTCGAAAATATATTTCTGAACTAAATTTTAGAAAAAAATAACATCTCATTTAATATATGTTTGATACGAAAATGGTGCgtttgaaaatatatttttaaatattcaaatttttatttaaaattttttatAAGGGGTTTCTCCGTGACTTCGCCATCACAAAGACGAATTTGGCTCAGTCTAATCAAAATTAAATTTGTTGAAGAGTATAGAAACTAAGCTGACCCAAAATATTGGCACATTATTGTGTTTCTCTCTTGAAAATGATTAACTGATTGACTCCAAAGTTTTAACACTTTTAAACTCTGCTAAAGACGAGGTCATTTTGGTAATTCAGAAGTAGCACAGCACACTATCCTAACAACCCCGGTGCCACAGCCACAACTAACACCGTCTGAACCACCACGTCGATGTCCTCCGCCATCGTCTTCGGCGGAGCAACCGCCTTAAAACCACCAACATTTCCTCAAAAACACCGTGGCGTAGTCGCTAAGTTCTACTCACCCAAACTCAACCTCACACGTTCGGTATTTCAGAAGAGAATCCAATATCCCAATGGCTCAACCTCTTTCCGTTCCCTTCTCCGCCACCGCGTTTCTTCCAACGACGCACAGTTCAACTCAGCTCCCGAGAACAACAGCCAACAACAACCGAGTTTCACTGAGTTCATCACTTCTGAGCGAGTCAAAGTGGTGGCGATGCTCGCTCTCGCTCTAGCTCTCTGCAACGCCGATCGTGTAGTCATGTCCGTTGCCATGGTTCCTTTATCGCTCGCCAACGGTTGGGGCCGCGCTTTCTCTGGAATCATTCAGGTGTGTCAATGTGTTTCCTCCTCACATACACAGACGCACACCAAATGTTTGATTAATTGACTATGCTATTGTTGTTGTTAATTGATCATTTGGTGGCTTTTGATGCAGTCTTCGTTTCTGTGGGGATATCTGATTTCGCCAATAGGTGGAGGAATATTGGTGGATAAGTATGGTGGCAAAGTGGTCATGGCTTGGGGTGTGACACTGTGGTCACTTGCTACTTTTCTTACTCCATGGGCCGCAGAGACCTCTCTTTTGAGTCTACTTGCTGTCCGTGCTTTGCTCGGTGTGGCTGAAGGCGTGGCTCTTCCTTCCATGAATAATATGGTGGCCAGGTATTCAAACTTTGACTAATGATAGGAGTAGGGATTTAGAGATGAGTCTAGCCAGTGTGTGTTTTGCATTTTCATGGATTAATTTAGGTCCCTCTTTTAAACTGTGAAAGATGTGAAGTGATCCTCATTAATGCAGGACTAATGTTAAGGAATGAATATATTGTCTTGGTTTCAGGCGGTATTGATTTTGATTAGGGATATTAAAGGCACAAGTATGTAGTAGTTAGTGATTCTCCATATATGCACCAAAAATGTGTCTGCAAATGGTTTTTTCCCTTGACCTGGTTTCAGGTGGTTGTGTGTTTGACAGATCATATCTTGGATGGTCCATAGTAGTCACTCGAGCTCTAAGCCTGAAAGGTGAAAGAGCTCAAAGTAGGACTAGAGTTTAGACGGGTATATCCTAGACAATCCAGGTTGGTTTGCACAGTTGTAAAGTTTGAAATGGTAACTGGAAGTCTCAGTATGGTTTCTGATTGTTTTGACCTTATATCTTATTTGTGTTTTTATTATATGACATGACATAACATGCTCTTTGGTTATTGCTATTGTATGAAGTTGATTGAGCCAGAAAGGGTTGAAAGTTAAAATTGATAATGAATAATGTTTGGTTGCTTTTTAACGAATAATGTTTGGTTGCTCTGTTTAGATGGTTTCCTCAAACTGAACGGGCAAGGGCTGTTGGCATTTCGATGGCTGGATTTCAGCTTGGATGTGCGATAGGGCTCACACTTTCTCCCATTCTCATGTCGCAAGGCGGTATATTTGGTCCATTTGTGATTTTCGGTTTGTCTGGGTTTCTTTGGGTGTTGGTATGGTTGTCAGCAACATCGAGCACTCCGGACCGAAGTCCTCAAATATCAAAATATGAGCTGGAGTATATACTGAATAAAAGACAACAGTCTTTTCCGGTGGAGGCAAATAAAGTTAAAGTTATCCCTCCTTTCAGACGCTTGCTTTCAAAGATGCCAACATGGTCTCTAATTGTCGCAAACGCCATGCATAGCTGGGTAATGCTTCATTTATAGCATCTGTTTAGTGTTTTGCTGCTGATGCTGACAATAGTCAAAATTGATAACAGACTACCATTTGGTATTAGTGCATACCCAAGTCACTGCAACTCACAGAATACAGAAAGCACAAATTAAAATACACAAATACTGGAATAACAGTGTATTATTTCTGAAAATAAAAGATGTCCGATGAATATCCTAATGCCCACAGCCCCAAGTTTCTATAGAGAACAATATTCTGTCCATAACTAACACAAATGATTTCCAAAGATGCCATTCTCTCTCCCCTCATTCCCTTTATAACTGACTCCCACTACACTGTTTAATTTCCCTTTCACTCTCTGCCACATGGATAGTCCTAATAAACCCACTCTTCTATTTCCTATTCCTTCTAATTCTAGCTCAATCCCATTGGATACCGGGCTAGGGATTTGCAGCTGTGCTAGCAGACCATTTGGCCCGCATCTATCATAGGGGGTCCTAACAGTTATGACCCAACTGGATTCACTTATCTTATTTCATGAGGAAGTCCTCGCCGTTATTCCCatattttgaataaaaaattaTAATGCATATTTTTTAAATGTGACACGGTCTGTATCACACTGCTGCAATTATTATTCATGCAAAATCATGTTTGTTTCCCTTTTTaactttattttttattatttcaCAGGGTTTTTTTGTTGTTCTTTCTTGGATGCCAATATACTTCAACTCAGTAAGGCTAATTATATATAGCTTGGTGATTGACATGTATCAAGCAATAGATATATTTAGAAATCAACACATTAACCGTGTATAAATGAAATCCCATTATAGGTATATCGTGTGGATCTCAGGCAGGCGGCATGGTTTAGTGCCGTTCCATGGGTTGTGATGGCTATCATGACTTACCTTGCCGGCTTTTGGTCAGATATGATGATACAAAGGGGTACAAGTGTTACTTTGACTCGTAAGATTATGCAGGTATGTCACACCCACATTGGGAAAAGTTGAGAGTCTATGGACTTCAAATTTATACCTTGATTAGAGGAATTGTGAAATTATCAGTTATGAAGTCTATATGATTTTGTTAAAAATAATATTTCTTTACTGTTGTAATGTTATGAGTTGTGACAAACTGTAGGAAGAGTATCTTTTGGTAGAATTTGAGATAGAGATCAACCTTTTAGTGACTATAAATGGATCTGGAACTGTGTGACTACAATGAGTGATTATTTATGCATTAAATACCAGCTTTGTCGCTATCTCAATTCTTAACTTCTTTCAAGATCAATTTTCTTTCCTAAACTGTCAAACTTTTAATATTGTCTTTGCTTACAATATCATCTTTTAAGTCAGAGCATTGAGAAATTAGCAATTAAAAGTATTAGCTTGCCCTGCTGTTGGTGGCTTAAAGCAATGTGAATTAAGTGCTTCCAAAGCATGAAAGCAATTGGTTGTGCATTTTAAAATAGGGATAATATGTGAAAATTTTTAAAGTCTTGGTTTTGGACAAAATACGTGATGTCTTTTTATTCATGTAACTAATTCCATAGGATAAGGCTTGGTTTGTTATTGTTCTGGTCTTCAGTACTCATTTACATTCTGGCTTTGATTATTCTTGTTGTATATTAGTTTTAATGGATAATGCTAATTCTGCTCTTTTACTGCAGTCCATTGGTTTTGTTGGTCCTGGAGTTAGCCTCATTGGTTTAGCAACAGCAAGAAACCCTTCGATTGCTTCTGCTTGGCTTACGTTAGCCTTTGGCTCAAAATCTTTCGGTCACTCTGGTTTTCTTGTGAACTTTCAGGTTTCTGATTTCAGTCATGTAAAAGATATATACATATAAATTTGTTTAGAAGTATTGCAACTAATTtatattcattttattttttatcacAGGATATTGCACCACAGTACTCTGGTGTTTTACATGGTATGATAATAATTTCCGCTTTATCTTGTAAACCTCCTGATACTGTATAGAATTTTTTGTTCAAAATACATTTATTGTCATTTACAAAACATTTTTCATCAGTAAATTCCTTTGAAATTGTTTTGAGCCTGTATAATTTATTCTATCTCTTTGTAGCAGCTGGCATCTAATTAATCTGATAGTTATATTTTTGGTCTAGAATTTGGTAATTCCATTTCCATCTCTTTGCAGCAGCTGGTATCTAATAAACTGGAGAGTTTCTATGTTGAACTTTTGAACCTATTTGAATATAATTGGCCAAGCTGTGCTATGGTGGTATAAACACGTGCCGAAACCCTTCATGGAATTTTTTGAAACTTGGGTAAATAAAACACGTTGAATTTACCTATTGGAGTTGACTATTAAATTAAACAGGATTCTTATGCTTGGTAGTGGCATTTATGACTATGTAATATGTATAAGTAAACTAGGGGAAATATGTGCAAAGTTTTGTAAGAGTTGAGAAAATACCCGTCCTTGTACCTCGATTAAGATTTCTTACACTGAGTACTTTTTTTATTTCTTGTAGGAATGGCAAATACTGCTGGAACACTTGCTGCTATAATTGGAACAGTTGGAGCTGGCATTTTTGTTGAGCTAGTTGGTTCGTTCCGAGGATTTCTGCTGCTTACATCACTCTTATATTTTCTTGCTGCCCTTTTCTACTGCCTATTCTCTACCGGAGAAAGAGTAAATTTTGATGATCCTGGTGAGTAAGTATAGTATTTTTACCTTTAAACTTGAAAATTTATCTAGAATTTACTCGTGGAATACTAGTCTTGGATTTGTATATATACTTCATTCTTGGGGTTATGTGAATAGTTTGCTTGACTCAACAATTTATGAAGAGtctcttatttttatttttttatgaaaaaaagAATTTATTGGGTGCATCAATCATGAATTATTTTGGTAACATGAATAATTCATATTAAAATATAAAGCCATGTCATTTTCTGTGACATTCAATTTTGACGCATTACACATGTTTGTATGATAAGGATTTCCTCTTGCATCTCATCTCATAATAAACAAACCCCTAATATGCTGGGCATTTGCATTGTTCTTTTCAAAATCATGTAACATTTAAAATATAGATTAAAAGATAAAAAAGTATgaggaaaatatttaaaattataaaaacaattacAAAATTAGTATACACAATCATCTCAAATACAAACAAACTAAAACTAAAAGGGATAAATAGTCATTTTGGTCCTTGAATATGAGAGGAGTTGTTATTATAGTCCTTGAATATATTAAAATTGCTAATATATTCCAAATGTCTCCTCTGTTTGTAATTTTATAGACTAAATTGACTTATAAAAACATATTTGAAGTCCAAAATGATAAACAAAAGACACAATTAAGGGCTAAAATTACAGACTAAAAAAGACACTTGAGGATATGTTTGTAATTTCATTACATTTATGTATTATAATGACGACGATTCATCAAAATAAATGTTTACccaaattaaaaaaatatttaaaaaatatgaaGATAATATGCATAATTAAGTGGAATTAAGAAGTTAAGAAGGCTTTTTAACCTCGTCATTTTCTACTCTATTTGTAAGATGTCCAGAACGAGCACTAGATTTCGTATTTTATGTCTATCATTGTCTAAATATGTTTGCCAAGCACTTTCTAGTTCCTATATTAAGAAAAACTGAAACATTCAATTTTATTCTTTCCATGTGCTAAATGTTTCTTGAGTGATTTAATAGCCTCATAATGCGCATCAACACACACACATACGTGTATGTTTTACTTGAGATTCTTGTCATTATGTTATAAAAATGCTTTACATCGGTTTCTACTTCACATTGTAATAGTTATTTGATTCCTATTCATTTGTAAATT includes these proteins:
- the LOC127118584 gene encoding probable anion transporter 4, chloroplastic codes for the protein MSSAIVFGGATALKPPTFPQKHRGVVAKFYSPKLNLTRSVFQKRIQYPNGSTSFRSLLRHRVSSNDAQFNSAPENNSQQQPSFTEFITSERVKVVAMLALALALCNADRVVMSVAMVPLSLANGWGRAFSGIIQSSFLWGYLISPIGGGILVDKYGGKVVMAWGVTLWSLATFLTPWAAETSLLSLLAVRALLGVAEGVALPSMNNMVARWFPQTERARAVGISMAGFQLGCAIGLTLSPILMSQGGIFGPFVIFGLSGFLWVLVWLSATSSTPDRSPQISKYELEYILNKRQQSFPVEANKVKVIPPFRRLLSKMPTWSLIVANAMHSWGFFVVLSWMPIYFNSVYRVDLRQAAWFSAVPWVVMAIMTYLAGFWSDMMIQRGTSVTLTRKIMQSIGFVGPGVSLIGLATARNPSIASAWLTLAFGSKSFGHSGFLVNFQDIAPQYSGVLHGMANTAGTLAAIIGTVGAGIFVELVGSFRGFLLLTSLLYFLAALFYCLFSTGERVNFDDPVG